A genomic region of Caulobacter vibrioides contains the following coding sequences:
- the ftsL gene encoding cell division protein FtsL, with product MTAVGVFNRRVRGFRVVEVVGLCILLSLVTGVYLAKTFAGRERQEIARIEQEIEEEAARKRLLAAEVAHLEQPRRIEQLAQMMQLKPIAPDHEITEDALIDVARRRELPKAPVSAAPVTPETLAADGPEALPDDVAVPPPPVQGALR from the coding sequence GTGACCGCCGTGGGCGTTTTCAACCGACGGGTCCGGGGCTTCCGCGTCGTGGAAGTGGTGGGCCTGTGCATCCTGCTCAGCCTGGTCACCGGCGTCTATCTGGCCAAGACCTTCGCCGGCCGCGAGCGTCAGGAAATCGCCCGGATCGAGCAGGAGATCGAGGAAGAGGCCGCGCGCAAGCGGCTGTTGGCGGCCGAGGTCGCACACCTTGAGCAGCCCCGCCGCATCGAGCAGCTGGCGCAGATGATGCAGCTGAAGCCCATCGCGCCGGACCATGAGATCACCGAGGACGCCCTGATCGATGTGGCGCGCCGTCGCGAACTGCCCAAGGCGCCGGTGTCGGCCGCGCCGGTCACGCCCGAGACGCTGGCCGCCGATGGGCCAGAGGCCTTGCCGGACGATGTCGCTGTCCCGCCGCCTCCCGTGCAGGGGGCGTTGCGATGA
- the mraY gene encoding phospho-N-acetylmuramoyl-pentapeptide-transferase, whose translation MLYLLYEWLARSQEHYPALNLLKYLTFRSGMAMLTAYIVAVAMGSRFIRWMKAKQGRGQPIRTDGIARHVTEKAGTPTMGGFMILAGLFVGALLWADLRNVHVWVVLLITGSYGVLGFMDDYAKVTKQTTAGLSSVQKLVAQFIVAIIATVILILFAPKSPMTPGMETSLVFPIFKALVINLGWFYVAFAAFTIAGFSNAVNLTDGLDGLAIVPVMLAASTFGLIAYLVGNYKFADYLNLHFAPGVGELAVLCGAIIGGGMGFLWYNAPPAKIFMGDTGSLALGGALGAIAVCAKHELVLGIVGGLFVAEALSVMIQVAYFKKTGKRVFLMAPIHHHFEKLGWAESTVVIRFWIVSMILAFIGLATLKLR comes from the coding sequence ATGCTGTACTTGCTGTACGAATGGCTAGCGCGCTCGCAGGAGCACTATCCAGCCCTGAACCTGTTGAAATACCTCACCTTCCGGTCGGGCATGGCGATGCTGACCGCCTATATCGTGGCCGTGGCCATGGGCTCGCGCTTCATCCGCTGGATGAAGGCCAAGCAGGGCAGGGGCCAGCCGATCCGCACCGACGGCATTGCGCGCCACGTCACCGAGAAGGCGGGCACGCCCACCATGGGCGGCTTCATGATCCTGGCCGGCCTGTTCGTCGGCGCCTTGCTGTGGGCCGACCTGCGCAACGTCCATGTCTGGGTCGTGCTGCTCATCACCGGCAGCTACGGCGTGCTGGGCTTCATGGACGACTACGCCAAGGTCACCAAGCAGACGACGGCCGGGCTTTCCAGCGTCCAGAAGCTGGTGGCCCAGTTCATCGTCGCGATCATCGCCACGGTGATCCTGATCCTGTTCGCGCCGAAGTCGCCGATGACGCCGGGCATGGAGACCAGCCTGGTCTTCCCGATCTTCAAGGCGCTGGTGATCAATCTGGGCTGGTTCTACGTGGCCTTTGCGGCGTTCACGATCGCCGGCTTCTCCAACGCCGTGAACTTGACCGACGGCCTGGACGGTCTGGCCATCGTGCCGGTGATGCTCGCCGCCTCGACCTTCGGCCTGATCGCCTACCTGGTGGGCAACTACAAGTTCGCCGACTATCTGAACCTCCACTTCGCGCCGGGCGTCGGCGAGCTGGCGGTGCTGTGCGGCGCCATCATCGGCGGGGGCATGGGCTTTCTCTGGTACAACGCCCCGCCCGCCAAGATCTTCATGGGCGACACCGGCTCGCTGGCCCTGGGCGGCGCGCTGGGCGCGATCGCCGTCTGCGCCAAGCATGAGCTGGTTCTCGGCATCGTCGGCGGCCTGTTCGTGGCCGAGGCGCTCAGCGTGATGATCCAGGTCGCCTACTTCAAGAAGACCGGCAAGCGGGTCTTCCTGATGGCCCCGATCCACCACCATTTCGAGAAGCTGGGCTGGGCGGAGTCCACCGTCGTGATCCGCTTCTGGATCGTGTCGATGATCCTGGCCTTCATCGGCTTGGCCACGCTGAAGTTGCGGTAA
- the murD gene encoding UDP-N-acetylmuramoyl-L-alanine--D-glutamate ligase: MIPVRGFEDKTVAVFGLGRTGLTAARALIAGGAKVALWDEKSASREAAAAEGFPVVDLQAADWSQFAALMLSPGVPLTHPKPHWTVEKAKAAGVEILGDVELFARTVAAAPAHKRPKIIAITGTNGKSTTTALIGHLCAAAGRDTRVGGNIGLGVLGLEDMHGGAVYVLELSSYQLDLTSSLHPDAVVLLNISPDHLDRHGGMDGYIAAKRRIFLNQGKGDTAIIGVDDAWCQQICTEITAANRRTIWPISAGKAMGRGVYALQGVLYDATGERVVEVADILRARSLPGRHNWQNAAAAYAAARAIGISMQDAVDGLMTFPGLAHRMETVGKIGKVRFVNDSKATNADAARQAMSSYPKFYWIAGGVAKAGGIDDLKDLFPRIAKAYLIGEAAEPFSWTLAGKAECVLSGTLERAVQQAYADAAASGEEAIVLLSPACASFDQFSDFEARGEAFRAAVNGVATGGGKAAVA, translated from the coding sequence ATGATCCCCGTCCGCGGTTTCGAGGACAAGACCGTCGCAGTGTTCGGCCTGGGCCGAACGGGCCTGACGGCGGCGCGCGCCTTGATCGCGGGGGGCGCCAAGGTCGCCCTGTGGGATGAAAAGTCCGCCAGCCGGGAGGCGGCCGCCGCCGAAGGTTTCCCGGTCGTCGATCTTCAGGCCGCCGACTGGAGTCAGTTCGCCGCCCTGATGCTGTCGCCGGGCGTGCCGCTGACCCATCCCAAGCCGCACTGGACCGTCGAGAAGGCCAAGGCGGCCGGCGTCGAGATCCTGGGGGACGTCGAGCTGTTTGCGCGCACGGTCGCCGCCGCGCCGGCCCACAAGCGCCCCAAGATCATCGCCATCACCGGCACCAACGGCAAGTCGACCACGACCGCCTTGATCGGCCACCTGTGCGCCGCGGCTGGCCGCGATACGCGGGTCGGCGGCAATATCGGCTTGGGCGTGCTGGGGCTCGAGGACATGCACGGCGGCGCGGTCTATGTGCTGGAGCTGTCGTCCTACCAACTGGACCTGACCTCCAGCCTGCACCCCGACGCGGTGGTGCTGTTGAACATCTCGCCCGACCACCTGGATCGCCACGGCGGCATGGACGGCTATATCGCCGCCAAGCGCCGGATCTTCCTGAACCAGGGTAAGGGCGACACGGCGATCATCGGCGTCGATGACGCCTGGTGCCAGCAGATCTGCACCGAGATCACCGCCGCCAACCGTCGGACCATCTGGCCGATCAGCGCCGGCAAGGCGATGGGGCGGGGCGTCTATGCGCTGCAAGGCGTGCTCTATGACGCCACCGGCGAGCGCGTGGTCGAGGTCGCCGACATCCTGCGCGCCCGCAGTCTTCCGGGGCGCCACAACTGGCAGAACGCCGCCGCCGCCTACGCCGCGGCGCGCGCGATCGGCATCTCGATGCAGGACGCCGTCGACGGCCTGATGACCTTCCCGGGGCTCGCCCACCGGATGGAGACGGTCGGCAAGATCGGCAAGGTCCGCTTCGTCAACGACAGCAAGGCCACCAACGCCGACGCCGCCCGTCAGGCGATGTCCAGCTATCCGAAGTTCTACTGGATCGCCGGCGGCGTCGCGAAGGCCGGCGGCATCGACGACCTGAAGGACCTGTTCCCGCGCATCGCCAAGGCCTACCTGATCGGCGAGGCGGCCGAGCCGTTCTCCTGGACCCTGGCGGGCAAGGCTGAATGCGTGCTGAGCGGCACGCTGGAGCGGGCCGTACAGCAAGCCTACGCCGACGCGGCCGCCAGCGGCGAGGAGGCTATTGTGCTGCTTTCGCCCGCCTGCGCGTCGTTCGACCAGTTCAGCGATTTCGAGGCGAGGGGCGAAGCGTTCCGCGCCGCCGTCAATGGCGTGGCGACGGGCGGCGGCAAGGCCGCCGTCGCCTAG
- a CDS encoding sensor histidine kinase, which yields MADETSDKTVLEGAGAYFLSVVEASPDCIRVISADGYLEYMNAQGKSLLEIEDFDGRNRHRYWPDMWPPESRDTVEQALRAAMAGNAVAFRASCPTAKGSVRWWDTTVSPILENGRVIRVLATSRDVTGERLAESHRQLLVNELNHRVKNTLATVQSIANQSLRNAGVDPSIREALEGRLMAIAATHNVLTDQNWSAASLRQIVDGSVTPYRAYPAQLTISGDDLKVSPKPAVVMALAFHELAINALKYGALSAPEGHVDIHWSVDPEDQLLIEWAERGGPTVRPPERRGFGSRIVEMALPNELGGKVALDYRSEGLRCSIRSPLSALDKNDAFMPLA from the coding sequence GTGGCCGACGAAACATCGGACAAGACTGTTCTGGAGGGCGCTGGGGCTTATTTCCTCAGCGTGGTCGAGGCTAGTCCGGACTGCATTCGCGTCATCAGCGCCGACGGCTACCTCGAATACATGAACGCCCAGGGCAAGTCGCTCCTCGAGATCGAGGACTTCGACGGCCGCAATCGACATCGCTACTGGCCAGACATGTGGCCGCCGGAGAGCCGCGACACCGTCGAGCAGGCGCTGCGCGCGGCCATGGCCGGCAACGCCGTGGCCTTCCGCGCGTCCTGCCCCACCGCCAAGGGGTCCGTCCGCTGGTGGGACACCACCGTCTCGCCCATCCTCGAAAACGGGCGCGTGATCCGCGTTCTGGCGACGTCGCGCGACGTGACCGGCGAGCGTCTCGCCGAAAGTCACCGGCAGTTGCTGGTCAACGAGTTGAACCACCGGGTGAAGAACACCCTGGCCACCGTCCAGTCGATCGCCAACCAGTCCCTGCGCAACGCCGGGGTCGATCCGTCGATCCGCGAAGCTCTTGAGGGGCGGCTGATGGCCATCGCCGCGACGCACAATGTGCTGACCGACCAGAACTGGTCCGCCGCCAGCCTGCGCCAGATCGTCGATGGCTCGGTGACGCCCTATCGCGCCTATCCTGCGCAGCTGACCATCAGCGGCGATGACCTGAAGGTCTCGCCCAAACCCGCCGTGGTCATGGCCCTGGCCTTCCATGAGCTGGCCATCAACGCCCTGAAATACGGCGCGCTGTCGGCGCCTGAAGGCCATGTCGACATTCACTGGTCGGTCGATCCCGAGGATCAGTTGCTGATCGAGTGGGCCGAGCGCGGCGGCCCGACGGTGCGCCCGCCTGAGCGGCGCGGTTTCGGGTCGCGGATCGTCGAAATGGCCCTGCCCAACGAGCTGGGCGGCAAGGTCGCCCTGGACTACCGAAGCGAAGGCCTGCGCTGTTCCATTCGCTCGCCGCTGTCGGCCCTGGACAAGAACGACGCCTTCATGCCGCTGGCGTGA
- a CDS encoding chloride channel protein: MSAPAETPEPDSAKAASPPWRSVLRVAAIDRATVREAGRQALPWLAWLRRRTRSSELWVIAVATVVGLVAGALAVSLGALAHGTQVAIFNFDPNERLSGQTMVEPWRLLAIPLGGLLLGLFTAAILRFRPNHAVDPVEANALHGGRLSIRDSLFICMQTLISNGSGASVGLEAAYAQAGGATASWVGQRLNLRRGDLRILVGAGAGAAIAAAFGAPLTGAFYAFEIVIGAYTVANIAPVVAAALAGVLVATALGSTPYLIKTSVVAIASPTDYALYGLLGLLAAFFGITLMRAVAVADRWAAKAPLPRWSKPAIGGVALAALALATPQTLSGGHGALHLDLNSDLPLKVLLVLILMKAVASIVSLSAGFRGGLFFAALFLGALMGQAFAEVVNLTAGDGRLDPIAASLVGMGALGVAIVGGPFTMSFLVLEATGDFTVTGATLAASLIASAVVRETFGYSFSTWRLHLRGETIRSAHDVSWMRNLTAGKMMRRDVKTIGSSTTLAEFRRRFPLGSTKRAVLTDETGRYAGIVATAAVYAEPPERDATVAMLATHARVSLTPELSIKAIMTAFDETGADELAVVDEGGEVIGLITEAHVTRRYAEELEKARRELTGETA, translated from the coding sequence ATGAGCGCGCCGGCCGAGACCCCTGAACCGGACTCCGCCAAGGCCGCTTCGCCTCCCTGGCGCTCTGTTCTTCGTGTTGCGGCGATCGATCGCGCGACCGTGCGCGAGGCCGGACGCCAAGCCTTGCCCTGGCTGGCCTGGCTGCGGCGTCGCACACGCTCCTCCGAACTCTGGGTCATCGCCGTGGCCACGGTCGTTGGCCTTGTAGCCGGCGCCTTGGCGGTGTCGCTGGGCGCGCTCGCGCACGGGACCCAGGTCGCGATCTTCAACTTCGATCCCAACGAACGCCTCTCGGGGCAGACCATGGTCGAGCCCTGGCGGTTGTTGGCCATTCCGCTGGGCGGGCTTTTGCTGGGGCTGTTTACGGCCGCCATCCTGCGTTTTCGCCCGAACCACGCCGTCGACCCCGTGGAGGCCAACGCCCTGCATGGGGGGCGTCTGTCGATCCGAGACAGTCTGTTCATCTGTATGCAGACCCTGATCTCGAACGGCTCCGGCGCGTCGGTGGGGCTTGAGGCGGCCTACGCCCAGGCCGGCGGAGCGACCGCGTCCTGGGTGGGCCAGCGTCTGAACCTGCGCCGGGGCGACCTGCGGATTCTGGTCGGCGCGGGGGCCGGCGCAGCGATCGCGGCCGCGTTCGGCGCGCCGCTGACGGGCGCCTTCTATGCGTTCGAGATCGTCATCGGCGCCTATACGGTCGCCAACATCGCGCCGGTGGTGGCGGCGGCGCTGGCGGGCGTTCTGGTGGCCACGGCCCTGGGTTCGACCCCTTATCTGATCAAGACCTCCGTGGTCGCCATCGCGTCGCCGACCGACTACGCGCTGTACGGGCTGCTGGGCCTGCTGGCCGCGTTCTTCGGGATCACGCTGATGCGGGCCGTGGCGGTGGCCGATCGCTGGGCGGCCAAGGCGCCGCTGCCGCGCTGGTCCAAGCCCGCGATCGGCGGTGTCGCCTTGGCGGCCTTGGCCCTGGCGACGCCGCAAACCCTGTCCGGCGGCCACGGCGCCTTGCACCTGGATCTCAACAGCGACCTGCCGCTGAAGGTGCTGCTGGTGCTGATCCTGATGAAGGCCGTGGCCTCGATCGTTTCGTTGAGCGCGGGCTTCCGGGGCGGCCTCTTCTTCGCCGCGCTGTTCCTGGGCGCCCTGATGGGCCAGGCCTTCGCCGAGGTCGTCAACCTGACGGCGGGGGACGGACGGCTGGACCCGATCGCCGCCTCGCTGGTGGGCATGGGCGCGCTGGGCGTGGCCATCGTGGGCGGGCCCTTCACCATGTCATTCCTGGTGCTGGAGGCCACGGGCGACTTTACCGTCACCGGCGCGACCCTGGCCGCCTCGCTGATCGCCAGCGCCGTGGTGCGCGAGACCTTCGGCTACTCGTTCTCGACCTGGCGTCTGCACCTGCGCGGCGAGACGATCCGCAGCGCCCACGACGTCAGCTGGATGCGCAACCTCACCGCCGGCAAGATGATGCGCCGCGACGTCAAGACGATCGGGTCCAGCACCACGCTCGCCGAGTTCCGTCGGCGGTTCCCGCTGGGCTCGACCAAGCGCGCGGTGCTCACCGACGAGACCGGACGCTACGCCGGCATCGTCGCCACGGCCGCCGTCTACGCCGAGCCGCCTGAGCGCGACGCCACGGTGGCGATGCTCGCGACCCACGCGCGCGTGTCCCTGACGCCGGAGTTGTCGATCAAGGCGATCATGACCGCCTTCGACGAAACCGGCGCCGACGAACTGGCCGTGGTCGACGAAGGCGGCGAGGTGATCGGCCTGATCACCGAAGCCCATGTCACCCGCCGCTACGCCGAAGAGCTGGAGAAGGCCCGGCGCGAACTGACCGGCGAAACGGCCTGA
- a CDS encoding peptidoglycan D,D-transpeptidase FtsI family protein, whose amino-acid sequence MSLSNLGPGGVQSPLWRWVVERVWRLEHAFERSRAAARPEDDTRIRIFLVMGFFGLCFVGVSLGAGWSALFSRAGQGNGYTLGVEGARGDVVDRNGKLLAVDLAHYALYVDPREVWDAKETRVALGKALPQVPAKRLDKAVFGDHRAFVLGGLTPDEKDAIFNLGLPGVSFEEQERRMYPLGPTAAHLIGFVDSGGKGLAGAERALDDPIRKAAGGEGGPTQLSIDVRVQAALEDELRKAAEEFTPKGAVGLVTNVHTGEILGMASWPDYDANKAGAATNDQRLNRAAASVYEMGSTFKAFTVAIGLDTGVATAASTFDAREPYKLGYRTIHDYHATRAVLNLVEVFQHSSNIGTAMLAERVGGQRLSQYFTNLGLTKPAKVELQESARPLTPRKWDQDTVASTSFGHGMNISPLALAQAMNALLNGGEMRPLTIRKLPPGVRPEGKRVLSEHTSAEMLKIMRANVVPGEGGSGGKADVPGLSVGGKTGTGEKYDPAIRRYNHQRQVSSFAATFPTDGALEADRYFVLILLDEPKGNANSFGFSTGGWVAAPAAGRVIERIAPFLGVKRKTELVTIASSPKNAAPEAGL is encoded by the coding sequence ATGAGCCTCTCGAACCTGGGTCCCGGCGGCGTTCAATCCCCGCTCTGGCGCTGGGTGGTCGAGCGCGTTTGGCGGTTGGAGCACGCCTTCGAGCGTTCGCGCGCCGCCGCGCGGCCGGAAGACGACACGCGGATCCGCATCTTCCTGGTCATGGGCTTCTTCGGCCTCTGTTTTGTCGGGGTGAGCCTTGGCGCGGGGTGGTCGGCGCTGTTCTCCCGCGCAGGGCAGGGCAACGGCTACACCCTGGGCGTGGAGGGCGCGCGCGGCGACGTTGTCGATCGCAACGGCAAGCTGCTGGCCGTGGATCTGGCGCACTATGCGCTCTACGTCGATCCTCGCGAGGTGTGGGACGCCAAGGAAACGCGCGTGGCGCTGGGCAAGGCCCTGCCGCAGGTCCCCGCCAAGCGCCTCGACAAGGCGGTGTTTGGCGATCATCGCGCCTTCGTTCTGGGTGGCCTGACGCCGGACGAGAAGGACGCGATCTTCAATCTGGGCCTGCCGGGCGTGTCGTTCGAGGAGCAGGAGCGGCGGATGTATCCGCTGGGGCCGACGGCCGCGCACCTGATCGGCTTCGTCGACAGCGGCGGCAAGGGCCTGGCCGGCGCGGAGCGTGCGCTGGACGATCCGATCCGCAAGGCCGCCGGCGGCGAGGGCGGGCCGACCCAGCTCTCGATCGACGTACGCGTGCAGGCCGCCCTCGAGGACGAGCTGCGCAAGGCCGCCGAGGAGTTCACGCCCAAGGGCGCGGTGGGTCTGGTGACCAACGTCCACACCGGCGAAATCCTGGGCATGGCCAGCTGGCCGGACTACGACGCCAACAAGGCGGGCGCGGCCACCAACGATCAGCGTCTCAACCGCGCCGCCGCCTCGGTCTACGAGATGGGATCGACCTTCAAGGCCTTCACCGTGGCGATTGGTCTGGACACGGGCGTAGCGACGGCCGCCTCGACCTTCGACGCCCGTGAGCCCTACAAGCTGGGCTATCGGACGATCCACGACTATCACGCCACCCGGGCGGTGCTGAACCTGGTCGAAGTGTTCCAGCACTCGTCGAACATCGGCACCGCGATGCTGGCCGAGCGCGTGGGCGGCCAGCGCCTGAGCCAGTACTTCACCAATCTGGGCCTGACCAAGCCGGCCAAGGTCGAGCTGCAGGAGTCGGCGCGCCCCTTGACCCCGCGCAAATGGGATCAGGACACCGTGGCCTCGACCTCGTTCGGTCACGGCATGAACATCTCGCCGCTGGCCCTGGCCCAGGCGATGAACGCTTTGCTGAACGGCGGCGAGATGCGCCCCCTGACGATCCGCAAGCTGCCGCCGGGCGTGCGTCCCGAAGGCAAGCGGGTCCTGTCCGAGCACACCTCGGCCGAGATGCTGAAGATCATGCGCGCCAATGTCGTGCCCGGCGAAGGGGGCAGCGGCGGCAAGGCCGACGTGCCCGGGCTGTCGGTCGGCGGCAAGACCGGCACGGGCGAAAAGTACGACCCCGCGATCCGACGCTACAATCACCAGCGCCAGGTCTCGTCCTTCGCCGCCACCTTCCCCACGGACGGCGCCTTGGAGGCGGACCGCTATTTCGTGCTGATCCTGCTGGACGAGCCGAAGGGCAACGCCAATTCGTTCGGCTTCTCGACCGGCGGCTGGGTCGCCGCGCCGGCCGCCGGCCGGGTGATCGAACGCATCGCGCCGTTCCTCGGCGTCAAACGCAAGACCGAGCTGGTGACCATCGCCAGCTCGCCCAAGAACGCCGCGCCGGAGGCGGGCCTATGA
- a CDS encoding UDP-N-acetylmuramoyl-L-alanyl-D-glutamate--2,6-diaminopimelate ligase: MTKRLSELFNRPFANDAVIAGVTADSRKVTTGWLFAALPGTKVDGRDFAQGAVAKGAAAILAPEGGLEGLGVPVVRSEDARRAYALASAAFWGKQPAMCVAVTGTNGKTSVAGFCRQIFTKLGHKAASMGTLGVVVSQPGQPDQQLTPPGLTTPDAGDVAEMIARLADMGVTHLALEASSHGVDQRRIDGVKLSAAGFTNFTQDHLDYHGSMEAYRAAKLRLFDTLTPAGAMAVLNADSDAFPTFASAAVTSGQSVFSVGEDGQGLRLLSRTPTPAGQDLIIEADDVVHHIKLPLAGAFQASNVLVAAGLCIAAGEDSAKVLKALESLEGAAGRLQRVGRGPKGGEAYVDYAHTPDGLQTVLEALRPHTAGKLIAVFGAGGDRDRGKRPLMGAIGAKLADIAIVTDDNPRSEDPASIRAAILEAAPGAREIGDRRAAIRAAVALMGEGDVLVVAGKGHEQGQIIAGVVHPFDDVAETLQALEGVDA, encoded by the coding sequence ATGACCAAGCGTCTATCCGAACTGTTCAACCGTCCCTTCGCCAACGATGCCGTGATCGCGGGCGTGACCGCCGACAGCCGCAAGGTCACGACCGGCTGGCTGTTCGCCGCCCTGCCGGGGACTAAGGTCGACGGCCGCGACTTCGCGCAAGGCGCGGTGGCCAAGGGCGCGGCCGCCATCCTGGCGCCCGAGGGCGGACTCGAGGGGCTGGGCGTTCCGGTGGTTCGCTCCGAGGACGCGCGTCGCGCCTACGCCCTGGCCTCGGCGGCCTTTTGGGGCAAGCAGCCGGCCATGTGCGTGGCCGTCACCGGCACCAACGGCAAGACCTCGGTCGCCGGCTTCTGCCGCCAGATCTTCACCAAGCTGGGCCACAAGGCCGCCAGCATGGGCACCCTGGGCGTGGTGGTCAGCCAGCCCGGCCAGCCCGACCAGCAACTGACCCCGCCGGGCCTGACCACGCCCGACGCCGGCGACGTCGCCGAGATGATCGCGCGCCTCGCCGACATGGGCGTCACCCATCTGGCGCTGGAAGCCAGTTCGCACGGCGTCGACCAGCGTCGCATCGACGGCGTCAAGCTGAGCGCCGCAGGCTTTACGAACTTCACTCAGGACCACCTGGACTATCACGGCTCGATGGAGGCCTATCGCGCCGCCAAGCTGCGCCTGTTCGACACCCTGACGCCCGCGGGCGCGATGGCGGTGCTGAACGCCGACAGCGACGCGTTTCCGACCTTCGCCTCGGCCGCCGTCACCTCGGGCCAGAGCGTGTTCTCGGTCGGTGAGGACGGGCAGGGCCTGCGGCTGCTGTCGCGCACGCCCACGCCCGCCGGCCAGGACCTGATTATCGAGGCTGACGACGTCGTTCATCACATCAAGCTGCCGTTGGCCGGCGCCTTCCAGGCGTCGAACGTGCTGGTGGCGGCCGGGCTCTGCATCGCCGCCGGCGAGGACAGCGCCAAGGTTCTGAAGGCCTTGGAAAGCCTGGAAGGCGCGGCCGGTCGCCTGCAGCGCGTGGGGCGCGGCCCCAAGGGCGGCGAGGCCTATGTCGACTACGCCCACACGCCCGATGGTCTGCAGACGGTGCTGGAGGCCCTGCGTCCCCACACGGCTGGAAAGCTCATTGCGGTGTTCGGCGCGGGCGGGGATCGTGACCGGGGCAAGCGTCCGTTGATGGGCGCGATCGGCGCAAAGCTCGCCGACATCGCCATTGTCACCGACGACAATCCGCGCTCGGAGGATCCCGCCTCGATCCGCGCCGCCATCCTGGAGGCCGCCCCGGGCGCCCGCGAGATCGGCGACCGCCGCGCCGCCATCCGCGCCGCCGTGGCGTTGATGGGCGAGGGCGACGTGCTGGTCGTCGCCGGCAAGGGTCACGAGCAGGGCCAGATCATCGCCGGCGTCGTGCACCCGTTCGACGACGTGGCCGAAACCCTGCAAGCCCTGGAGGGCGTGGATGCCTGA
- a CDS encoding UDP-N-acetylmuramoyl-tripeptide--D-alanyl-D-alanine ligase: protein MPDALWTADEIAQAIGGQVAGDFAVSGVSIDTRSVEPGDLFVPLVGVRDGHDFVPQAVANGATGVLAARAVDAPAVMVADTFKALEALGVAARERAPQCKRGAVTGSVGKTSVTRAIEAGLRLAGKAHASVKSYNNHIGVPLTLARMPRDTERAVFEVGMNHADEITPLSGFVQPHAVAITTVGPVHLENFADGEQGVARAKAEIFAGLRPGGVAVLNADNRWFDFLKAEAEKVGATVWSFGSSPDCTAQLLSFSTDLPGEGRGPDDKASSVPDESGSRHSPGKSVVRAVLRGEPIEFTLLQTGVHWGPNSLCVLLMLEALDVPRDTALAALAEFAPIEGRGAEKTIRIPGGAFTLVDESYNANPVSMQAALKTLGARKVAGRRVVALTDMLELGEDSARFHAELAEPIAAANVDMVFLAGVHMKSLWEALPPTRRGGYAEVTEKLTSALTGAVQPGDVVMVKGSNGSKAGALAAALATIDLGEQG from the coding sequence ATGCCTGACGCCCTTTGGACCGCTGACGAGATCGCCCAGGCGATCGGCGGCCAGGTCGCCGGCGACTTCGCCGTATCCGGCGTTTCGATCGACACCCGCTCGGTCGAGCCGGGCGACCTGTTCGTGCCGCTGGTCGGCGTGCGCGACGGGCACGATTTCGTGCCGCAAGCCGTCGCGAACGGCGCGACCGGCGTCCTGGCGGCGCGCGCGGTTGATGCGCCGGCGGTGATGGTCGCCGACACCTTCAAGGCGCTGGAGGCCCTGGGCGTCGCGGCGCGCGAGCGCGCGCCCCAGTGCAAGCGCGGGGCGGTGACCGGCTCGGTCGGCAAGACCAGCGTCACCCGCGCGATCGAAGCGGGCTTGCGGCTGGCCGGCAAGGCCCACGCCTCGGTCAAGAGCTACAACAACCACATCGGCGTGCCGCTGACCCTGGCGCGCATGCCGCGCGACACCGAACGGGCGGTGTTCGAGGTGGGCATGAACCATGCCGACGAGATCACGCCGCTGTCGGGCTTCGTCCAGCCGCACGCGGTGGCGATCACCACGGTGGGGCCGGTGCACCTGGAGAACTTTGCAGACGGCGAGCAGGGCGTGGCCCGCGCCAAGGCCGAGATCTTCGCGGGGCTGCGGCCTGGTGGTGTCGCGGTGCTGAACGCCGACAACCGCTGGTTCGATTTCCTCAAGGCCGAGGCCGAGAAGGTCGGCGCGACCGTCTGGAGCTTCGGGTCTTCGCCCGACTGCACGGCGCAACTCCTGTCATTCTCAACCGACCTCCCCGGCGAAGGCCGGGGTCCAGATGACAAGGCGTCGAGCGTCCCGGATGAATCTGGGTCCCGGCATTCGCCGGGAAAATCGGTGGTTAGGGCCGTCCTGCGGGGCGAGCCCATCGAATTCACCCTGCTTCAGACCGGCGTCCACTGGGGCCCCAACAGCCTTTGCGTGCTCTTGATGTTGGAGGCGCTGGACGTGCCCCGCGACACCGCCTTGGCGGCCTTGGCTGAGTTCGCGCCGATCGAGGGGCGCGGCGCGGAGAAGACGATCCGCATCCCCGGCGGCGCCTTCACCCTGGTCGATGAGAGCTACAACGCCAATCCGGTCTCGATGCAGGCCGCGCTGAAGACCCTGGGCGCGCGCAAGGTCGCCGGCCGTCGGGTGGTGGCGCTGACCGACATGCTCGAATTGGGCGAGGACAGCGCCCGCTTTCACGCCGAGCTTGCGGAGCCGATCGCGGCCGCGAACGTCGACATGGTTTTTCTCGCGGGCGTCCACATGAAATCGCTGTGGGAGGCGCTTCCTCCGACTCGGCGGGGCGGCTACGCGGAGGTTACTGAAAAGTTAACGTCGGCGCTGACGGGGGCCGTGCAGCCCGGCGACGTGGTGATGGTGAAGGGGTCGAACGGCTCCAAGGCCGGCGCGCTCGCTGCCGCCTTGGCGACGATCGATCTTGGGGAACAGGGCTGA